The following proteins are encoded in a genomic region of Gadus macrocephalus chromosome 19, ASM3116895v1:
- the LOC132447577 gene encoding LOW QUALITY PROTEIN: transcription intermediary factor 1-alpha-like (The sequence of the model RefSeq protein was modified relative to this genomic sequence to represent the inferred CDS: inserted 2 bases in 1 codon), with protein MDENSENVDNDDIVIIVENEAESLPAEEERLKQLGANFGLMDTCPICKLSLNNREPKILPCLHSFCKRCLPPPFRTADPRRDPQFQVDHNKPMGAIRCPVCRQECWEMDVLDNFFVKDSAEMPSSTVEKNSQVCMSCDDNTEATGYCVECVEFLCVTCIEAHQRVKFTRDHTIRQKEEMSPEAVGMSTQRPVFCDVHKQEPLKLFCETCDRLTCRDCQLLKHKDHNYQFLEDAYRNHRQYLENMTQQLQQKRKAIEEVSTCISSGLQQVDENRKLVTNEIKKSICSLIMEINRKGKILVNQLETLTKDHEIGLKKQQDEVSSLTRHLDHVIRFTKWATSSHSTTALLYCKRLILFQIHYLMRANCNPSIVPQSSVRFQCRSGFWASNVDLGSLLVERAPGRQPVANPPLPPRGEGSSGSLSAASQQQRQSTLAQLQMQVEKLAQQPNRPPVPNHWSWYQNVRVPGPPQGPPGPPPPTRPIPGGSSPSQMPPSLAQQRSKYGGPHPNPRSPSSSMLHNTGFPPQSLRELIHSSGFPPKPMDTMQGASRYPPTLSSGSATQALLHQRALSDPSFLKRSEPGGAPPSITISIPKPSYSDPSHASAAADRSAQARQISPASKPSSSERGAGTTSWAKPYVSEPATPPASKRRRRASPGPIIIIKDEPEDEDDVHFVQSTVGASLPDSSTGAQSQGPIQPDPPQEQIPTSDPMTGQEEPPRPLEVTVAVVAAAAVAAVGGEKRTGPEDDPNEDWCAVCQNGGELLCCDKCPKVYHLACHIPTLHESPSGEWFCSFCRDLVSPEMRYDCDDXPPPPTEDPSLPPVDRRKCERLLLRLFVNDFSADFQQAAAPSETRRYKELIKTPMDLSIVKRRLESRSPGDTRYVAPDQFITDVRLIFSNCAKYYKVTSEVGSAGLYLEDYFEEQVKTVYPDTLFPGGREERMIPPLEDEIEEEEEEEEAAEGGEGDGNAAAPTQLPAGDSGIPPMEEEEEEMMETEEGGGRGGATATAAEQKDEGSGTEEKGVSKATGTGGGGALPDAVKQEQNTPEKENPPTVCPEEPPTGGPGENGAPPPGS; from the exons TGGGCGCTATCCGCTGTCCGGTCTGCAGACAGGAATGCTGGGAGATGGACGTGTTGGACAACTTCTTCGTCAAGGACTCTGCGGAGATGCCGAGCAGCACGGTGGAAAAAAACAGCCAG GTGTGTATGAGCTGCGACGACAACACAGAGGCCACGGGCTACTGCGTGGAGTGTGTGGAGTTCCTGTGTGTCACCTGCATCGAGGCCCACCAGAGGGTCAAGTTCACCAGAGATCACACCATACGGCAGAAGGAGGAGATGTCCCCAG AGGCGGTGGGGATGTCGACCCAGCGGCCCGTGTTCTGCGACGTCCACAAGCAAGAGCCCCTGAAGCTCTTCTGCGAGACGTGCGACCGCCTCACCTGTAGGGACTGCCAGCTGCTCAAACACAAAGACCACAA CTACCAGTTCCTGGAGGACGCGTACAGGAACCACCGGCAGTACCTGGAGAACATGACCCAGCAGCTACAGCAGAAGAGGAAGGCCATCGAGGAGGTGTCCACCTGCATCAGCTCTGG GCTGCAGCAGGTGGACGAGAACCGCAAGCTGGTGACCAACGAGATCAAGAAGTCCATCTGCAGTCTGATCATGGAGATCAACCGCAAGGGCAAGATCCTGGTCAACCAGCTGGAG ACCTTGACCAAGGACCACGAGATCGGGCTCAAGAAGCAGCAGGACGAGGTCTCCTCCCTGACCAGGCACCTGGACCACGTCATCCGCTTCACCAAGTGGGCCACCTCCAGCCACAGCACCACTGCCCTGCTGTACTGCAAGAGACTG ATCCTGTTCCAGATCCACTACCTGATGCGGGCCAACTGCAACCCGTCCATCGTGCCCCAGAGCTCGGTCCGTTTCCAGTGTCGCTCGGGCTTCTGGGCCTCCAACGTCGACCTGG GTTCTCTGCTGGTGGAGAGGGCCCCTGGCCGCCAGCCCGTGGCCAACCCCCCCTTGCCCCCGAGAGGTGAGGGGTCGTCGGGGAGCCTGTCGGCCGCCAGCCAGCAGCAGCGCCAGAGCACCCTCGCCCAGCTGCAGATGCAG GTGGAGAAGTTGGCCCAGCAGCCCAACCGCCCGCCCGTCCCCAACCACTGGTCGTGGTACCAGAACGTCAGGGTCCCGGgccccccccaggggccccccggcccgcccccccccaccaggcccaTCCCGGGCGGCTCGTCCCCCTCCCAGATGCCCCCCAGCCTGGCCCAGCAGCGGAGCAAGTACGGGGGGCCCCACCCCAACCCGCGCAGCCCCAGCTCCTCCATGCTCCACAACACCGGGTTCCCCCCACAG TCCCTACGGGAACTGATCCACAGCTCCGGCTTCCCGCCCAAGCCCATGGACACCATGCAGGGGGCCTCCCGgtacccccccaccctgtcctcTGGGTCGGCCACGCAGGCCCTGCTTCACCAG cGGGCCCTGAGCGACCCGTCCTTCCTGAAGCGCAGCGAGCCCGGCGGAGCGCCCCCCTCCATCACCATCTCCATCCCCAAGCCCAGCTACAGCGACCCCAGCcacgcctccgccgccgccgaccgCAGCG CACAAGCAAGACAGATCTCGCCAGCGTCGAAGCCCTCGTCATCAGAACGGGGAGCAGG GACCACTTCGTGGGCGAAGCCGTACGTGTCGGAGCCTGCGACGCCGCCGGCGTCCAAGCGCCGCCGAAGAGCGTCCCCCGggcccatcatcatcatcaaggaCGAGCCGGAGGACGAAGACGATGTCCACTTT GTTCAGTCTACAGTGGGGGCCAGTTTGCCGGACAGCAGCACAGGAGCCCAATCCCAGGGCCCCATACAGCCGGACCCACCCCAAGAGCAGATCCCGACCTCCGACCCCATGACCGGACAAGAAGAGCCGCCCCGACCACTGGAAGtgacggtggcggtggtggcggcggcggcggtggcggcggtggggggggagaagaggacgGGGCCGGAGGACGACCCCAACGAGGACTGGTGTGCGGTGTGTCAGAACGGAGGAGAGCTGCTCTGCTGTGATAAGTGTCCCAAGGTGTACCACCTGGCCTGCCACATCCCCACGCTGCACGAGTCACCAAG TGGCGAGTGGTTCTGCTCGTTCTGCCGGGACCTGGTCTCTCCCGAGATGCGGTACGACTGCGAcga accgcccccccccacagaagacccctccctccccccggtgGACAGACGG AAGTGCGAGCGTCTGCTGCTCCGGCTGTTCGTCAACGACTTCAGCGCCGACTTCCAGCAGGCCGCCGCGCCATCG gagacgAGGCGCTACAAGGAGCTGATCAAGACGCCCATGGACCTCTCCATCGTGAAGCGGAGGCTGGAGTCCCGGTCGCCGGGGGACACGCGCTACGTGGCGCCCGACCAGTTCATCACCGACGTCCGGCTCATCTTCTCCAACTGCGCCAAGTACTACAAG gtgacGTCGGAGGTGGGCAGCGCCggcctctacctggaggactaCTTCGAGGAGCAGGTGAAGACGGTGTACCCCGACACGCTGTTCCCCGGGGGGCGAGAGGAGCGCATGATCCCCCCCCTGGAGGACgagatagaggaagaggaggaggaggaggaggccgcagAGGGAGGCGAGGGCGACGGCAACGCGGCCGCCCCGACCCAGCTCCCCGCCGGAGATTCGGGGATCCCTcccatggaggaagaggaggaggagatgatggagacagaggaaggaggaggaagaggaggagcaaccGCAACCGCCGCTGAGCAGAAGGACGAGGGGAGCGGCACGGAGGAGAAGGGAGTCTCCAAGGCAACGGGCaccggagggggcggggcccttCCAGACGCGGTGAAGCAGGAGCAGAACACGCCTGAGAAGGAGAACCCTCCGACCGTCTGCCCTGAGGAGCCCCCCACCGGGGGCCCGGGGGAGaacggggcccccccccccggctcctgA